ACGGCGGGGACCTGGCGCCCGGTCGGGTCAGGTGAGGGTGCGGCCGACGACGGCGCAGCGGTCGTCGTCGGGGGCGGCGCCGGTGGCCGCGTGGTGCAGGAGGCGACGCAGGTCGTCGCGCTCGGCGGGGGCGAGCGACGCCAGGAGGCCGTCCTCGGCCGCGTGGACGCGGGCGTCGAGGTCGGCGAGGACGGTGCGGCCGCGGTCGGTCGCGACGACGCGGCGGACCCGGCGGTCGGCGGGGTCCTGCCGGCGCTCGACGAGGCCCTGGGCGACGAGGTCGTCCAGGAGGTAGGTCATGACCGTGCGGTCGATGCCGAGGCGGGCGGCGAGCGCCGCCTGGGTCGGGGGTGCGTCGTGGACGGCGGCGGCGAGCACCTGGTAGCCGCGGGACCCGTGGGGGAGCTCCGCGCAGGTCGCGGTGACGGACGCCGACCACTCTCGCAGGAGCGCGGCGAGCGACCAGCCGAGCGACCCGCCGAGGTGCGTGTCCCCGGTCGGCCCGGCCGGCGCGGTCGCGGGGGGCGTCGTCATGCCCTCATCCTAGGGGAATGCGTGGGTCAGCAGATAGGTTGTGTCCAACATCGTCTGCTGAACAGATGACAATCGGCGATCTGGAGCACCCATGACGGACTACGGCCACGACCTGGCCTTCGGCACCTTCGTCACCCCCGGCAACCGCGACCCGCACCACGCGGTCCGGCTCGCCCAGGCGGCCGAACGCGCCGGGCTGGACCTCGTGACGTTCCAGGACCACCCGTACAACCCCGGGTTCCTCGACACCTGGACCCTCATCTCCTACGTCGCCGCCGCCACCGAGCGCGTGCACCTCGCCGGCAACGTCCTCAACGTGCCGCTGCGCCAGCCCGCCGTCCTGGCCCGCTCCGTGGCCAGCCTCGACCTGCTCACCGGGGGCCGCATCGACGTCGGGCTCGGCGCCGGCGGGTTCTGGGACGCCATCACGTCGCTCGGGGCGGAGCGGCTCACCCCCGCCGAGTCGGTCACCGCGCTGTCCGAGGCGATCGAGATCCTGCGCGGCCTCTGGGACACCACCGAGCGGCGCGCCCTGCGCGTCGACGGGGAGCACCACCGTGTCACCGGGGCCAAGCGCGGACCCGCCCCCGCCCACGACGTGCCGATCTGGGTCGGCGCGTACAAGCCGCGCATGCTGCGGCTCGTCGGCACCCAGGCCGACGGCTGGCTGCCGTCGATGGGGTACCTGAAGGACGGGGACCTCGCCCGCGGCAATGCGATCATCGACGAGGCGGCCGAGCAGGCGGGCCGTCACCCCGCGCAGGTCCGCCGCCTGCTCAACCTCCAGGGCGCCGTCAGCGCCACCAGCGACGGGTTCCTCCAGGGCCCCGTCGAGCAGTGGGTCGACGAGCTCGCCGCCCTCGCCCTCACCGACGGCATCGGCACGTTCGTGGTGTCCACCGACGACCCCGCCCTCACCGCCGTGCTCGGCGAGGAGATCGCGCCCGCCGTGCGCGAGCTCGTCGCCGCCGAGCGCGCCGCCGCCGGCACCGCCCCCGCCGGCACCGCGCGCGGCCGTGCCGCCCTCGCGCTGCGCCGCGACGGCATCGACTACGCTACCGTCCCCGCCTCGCTGGCCGACCGCGCCGTCGAGCCCGGCGACCGTGCTTACGCGGGCGTGCGCCACAACTACCTCCGCTCCGGCGCGCCCGGCCTCGTCCTGCGGCCCCGCACCACCGCCGAGGTCGCCGACGCCGTCCGCTGGGCCCGCACCCAGGACGTCCCCCTCGGCATCCGCTCCGGCGGCCACGGCATCTCCGGGCGCTCCACCAACGACGGCGGGATCGTCGTCGACCTCGGCGCGCTGGACACCATCGAGGTCGTCGACGAGGCCACCCGGCGCGTCCGCCTCGGCGCGGGCGCCACCTGGCAGCAGGTCGCCGAGGCCCTCGCCCCGCGCGGCTGGGCCGTCAGCTCCGGCGACTACGGCGGCGTCGGCGTCGGCGGGCTCGCCACCGCCGGCGGCATCGGGCTGCTGGGGCGCGCGTACGGGCTCACCATCGACCACGTGGTGGCCGCCGAGGTCGTCACGTCCGACGGGAACGTCGTGCACACCTCCGCCGACCAGCACCCCGACCTCCTGTGGGGCCTGCGCGGCGCCGGCGGCAACCTCGGCGTCGTCACCTGGGTCGAGGTCGAGGCCATGGCGGCCACCCAGGTCGTGTACTCCCAGATGGCGCTCGACGCGACCGACACCGCCGGGCTCCTGCAGCGCTGGGGCGCCGCCGTCGAGTCCGCGCCGCGCGAGCTGACGAGCTTCCTCGTCCTGTCGCCCGCACGCCGCGGACAGGGGCCCGTCGCCCAGCTCATGACGGTCTGGGCGGGCGACGACACCGACGCCGCCGTCGCCCAGCTCGAACGGCTCGCCGACGCCGGCCCGCTGCTCGGCCACCAGGCCTACCTGCTGCCGTACTCCGGCGTCGTCCAGGCCGCCGAGAAGAACCACGCGGGCGGCGGCGACCCCGCCGTGCGCTCCGCCCTCGTCGAGCACCTCGACGAACCCGTCGCCCGCGCCTTCGAGCGCGTCGCCGCCTCCGGCCGCGCGACGTTCCTCCAGGTGCGTGCCACCGGCGGGGCCGCGCACGACGTCCCCGTCGACGCCACCGCCTACGCGCACCGCCACCAGAACTTCCTGCTGTCCGCGATGTCGGGCTCGCAGGACGACCTCGACGCCCTCTGGGACGCCGAGGTGGGTCCGTACGCCGACGGCCTCTACCTGTCGTTCGAGACCGACACCCGACCCGAGCGCCTCACCGACGCGTTCCCGCCCGCCACGCTGGAACGGCTGCGCGCGGTCAAGGCCGAGTGGGACCCGGACAACGTGTTCCGCGCGAACTTCCCGGTGACGCCCGCCGTGTGACGCCCCGCCTCCGGTGGGCTCAGCCGGAGGGGTGGGCGAGGCCCGCGATGACGCCGAACGCGACGACGGCCAGTGCGGTGAGGCCGAGCAGGGCGCCCGCGATGCCGCGCTTCACACCGGGCCGCAGGTCGCGGTCGGCGACGTGGCAGCCGACGGACCCGAGGGTCACCGCGAGGAGGGCGAGCGGGGTCGACACCCAGTCGCCGACCACGGGGACGACGGCGCACACCACCGCGGCGACCCCCAGGGCGAGGGACCACTCGACCGAGCGGGGCGGGGTGCGGCGCACGCCCCCGTCGTCGTCGTGCACCTGCTGCTCCCGTGGGTCCCCGTGGTGGCCGGATCGGTCGATCCGTGCCGGTGCGGCCATTATGCCGAC
This Isoptericola jiangsuensis DNA region includes the following protein-coding sequences:
- a CDS encoding LLM class flavin-dependent oxidoreductase, which codes for MTDYGHDLAFGTFVTPGNRDPHHAVRLAQAAERAGLDLVTFQDHPYNPGFLDTWTLISYVAAATERVHLAGNVLNVPLRQPAVLARSVASLDLLTGGRIDVGLGAGGFWDAITSLGAERLTPAESVTALSEAIEILRGLWDTTERRALRVDGEHHRVTGAKRGPAPAHDVPIWVGAYKPRMLRLVGTQADGWLPSMGYLKDGDLARGNAIIDEAAEQAGRHPAQVRRLLNLQGAVSATSDGFLQGPVEQWVDELAALALTDGIGTFVVSTDDPALTAVLGEEIAPAVRELVAAERAAAGTAPAGTARGRAALALRRDGIDYATVPASLADRAVEPGDRAYAGVRHNYLRSGAPGLVLRPRTTAEVADAVRWARTQDVPLGIRSGGHGISGRSTNDGGIVVDLGALDTIEVVDEATRRVRLGAGATWQQVAEALAPRGWAVSSGDYGGVGVGGLATAGGIGLLGRAYGLTIDHVVAAEVVTSDGNVVHTSADQHPDLLWGLRGAGGNLGVVTWVEVEAMAATQVVYSQMALDATDTAGLLQRWGAAVESAPRELTSFLVLSPARRGQGPVAQLMTVWAGDDTDAAVAQLERLADAGPLLGHQAYLLPYSGVVQAAEKNHAGGGDPAVRSALVEHLDEPVARAFERVAASGRATFLQVRATGGAAHDVPVDATAYAHRHQNFLLSAMSGSQDDLDALWDAEVGPYADGLYLSFETDTRPERLTDAFPPATLERLRAVKAEWDPDNVFRANFPVTPAV
- a CDS encoding MarR family winged helix-turn-helix transcriptional regulator, which gives rise to MTTPPATAPAGPTGDTHLGGSLGWSLAALLREWSASVTATCAELPHGSRGYQVLAAAVHDAPPTQAALAARLGIDRTVMTYLLDDLVAQGLVERRQDPADRRVRRVVATDRGRTVLADLDARVHAAEDGLLASLAPAERDDLRRLLHHAATGAAPDDDRCAVVGRTLT